From the Crateriforma spongiae genome, one window contains:
- a CDS encoding LysR family transcriptional regulator, translated as MDMDQLRYFQCVAETGNFTEAATRMNLSQSALSRSIQRLEEEFGQPFFERKPRSVELTDAGVLFQRSATQILRIVEDTQAEITDDGETGKIRVGAIPTIAPYFLPDLLKQFSDAFPRSHLIVHESTTEELLKKIKQGEIDIAILAEPVTEKYVEVRRLFAEELVLLLPPGHRLCEKKRIRLSDIEDEPFVMLDEAHCLSDNITTFCREQSVWPVAVENANQLATVQELVSLSHGVSMIPEMARRLDQCDRRVYRSLGKPRPSRTIVAVTNPYRFHSRLFAEFQAKLFGYSKTLAARPST; from the coding sequence ATGGATATGGATCAACTGCGATACTTCCAGTGTGTCGCCGAGACGGGCAACTTCACCGAAGCCGCCACGCGAATGAACTTGTCGCAATCTGCGCTCAGCCGGTCGATTCAGCGATTGGAAGAAGAGTTCGGGCAACCTTTCTTCGAGCGCAAGCCTCGTTCGGTCGAACTGACCGACGCCGGCGTGTTGTTCCAGCGCAGTGCGACACAGATTCTGCGGATCGTCGAAGACACGCAGGCGGAGATCACCGACGACGGTGAAACGGGGAAGATTCGTGTCGGAGCCATACCCACGATCGCCCCGTACTTTTTGCCGGATTTGCTGAAGCAATTTTCCGATGCGTTCCCACGGTCGCACTTGATCGTCCACGAAAGCACGACCGAGGAATTGCTGAAGAAGATCAAGCAAGGTGAAATCGACATCGCGATCCTGGCCGAACCGGTCACGGAGAAATACGTCGAAGTCCGACGTTTGTTTGCAGAGGAATTGGTGTTGCTGCTGCCGCCGGGCCATCGGCTTTGTGAAAAGAAACGCATTCGGTTGTCCGACATCGAAGACGAGCCGTTTGTGATGTTGGACGAGGCACACTGCCTATCGGACAACATCACGACGTTCTGTCGTGAACAGTCGGTTTGGCCCGTGGCCGTCGAAAACGCGAATCAGCTGGCGACCGTTCAAGAACTGGTCTCGCTATCACATGGCGTGTCCATGATTCCCGAAATGGCTCGGCGGCTGGACCAGTGCGATCGCCGCGTCTATCGATCCCTTGGCAAGCCGCGGCCGTCGCGGACCATCGTCGCGGTGACCAACCCGTACCGTTTCCACAGCCGATTGTTTGCCGAGTTCCAGGCGAAGCTGTTCGGTTACAGCAAAACGCTTGCTGCTCGTCCGTCCACCTAG
- the katG gene encoding catalase/peroxidase HPI — translation MIPAPMGLAVAQDAGSQNAGAQNAGTQNSHTSASSDALAQCPVMGPSAGSNRHTIAGSMSNGDWWPNQLNLDILHQNSAKSNPMGDDFDYAAEFNSLDLEAVKNDIKTLMTTSQDWWPADYGHYGPLFIRMAWHSAGTYRVTDGRGGASDGTQRFAPLNSWPDNANLDKARRLLWPIKQKYGRKISWADLMVLTGNCALESMGFETFGFAGGRTDVWEPQKDVYWGPESTWLGDQRYEGDRNLENPLAAVQMGLIYVNPEGPNGKPDPLAAAKDIRDTFARMAMNDEETVALIAGGHTFGKAHGAASPEGNVGPEPEAADLTAQGLGWINRHGSGNAGDTITSGLEGAWTTTPNEWSHGYFENLFEYEWKLVKSPAGAWQWTPTDEAAQDTVPDAHDPAKAHAPMMFTTDLALRMDPAYNKISRRFYENPKQFEEAFAKAWYKLTHRDMGPTSRLLGDDVPPPQVWQDPVPTATGNLIGPAEVAQLKEQVLASGIATNDLVSTAWASASTYRDSDMRGGANGARIRLAPQKDWEVNNPAKLAGILQKLEGIQKQFNGSRNDGKQVSMADLIVLAGCAGVEQAAAKAGVDITVPFTPGRTDATQEMTDVESFEYLKPVADGFRNYQAHNADRPAEELLVDKANLLSLTAPEMAVLVGGMRALGTNAGSGPLADLGKLTSRPGVLTNDFFVNLLDMNTTWEKSPMCEHFFEGRDRSTGELKWTASRVDLVFGSNSQLRSIAEVYASDDAQEKFVQDFVAAWDKVMNLDRFDVKHGKAAPAAQVVAK, via the coding sequence ATGATCCCGGCACCAATGGGCTTGGCCGTCGCCCAGGACGCAGGATCCCAAAACGCAGGAGCCCAAAACGCAGGTACCCAGAACAGCCACACCTCGGCCAGTTCCGATGCCCTGGCCCAGTGCCCGGTGATGGGACCGTCAGCGGGCTCCAACCGGCACACGATCGCCGGGTCGATGAGCAATGGTGATTGGTGGCCCAATCAATTGAACCTGGACATCCTGCACCAGAATTCGGCCAAGAGTAACCCGATGGGTGACGACTTTGACTATGCCGCCGAATTCAATTCGCTGGATTTGGAAGCGGTCAAAAACGACATCAAAACGTTGATGACGACCTCGCAAGATTGGTGGCCCGCCGATTACGGACACTACGGGCCGCTGTTCATCCGCATGGCCTGGCACAGCGCGGGGACCTATCGGGTGACCGATGGTCGCGGCGGTGCTTCGGACGGAACCCAACGATTCGCACCGCTGAACAGTTGGCCGGACAACGCCAACCTGGACAAAGCACGTCGTTTGCTTTGGCCGATCAAACAAAAATATGGACGCAAGATCTCGTGGGCTGACCTGATGGTGTTGACCGGCAACTGCGCGTTGGAATCGATGGGCTTTGAAACGTTCGGCTTCGCGGGCGGACGCACCGACGTTTGGGAACCGCAAAAGGATGTTTACTGGGGCCCGGAAAGCACGTGGCTGGGTGACCAACGCTATGAAGGCGATCGCAATCTGGAAAACCCGTTGGCCGCGGTGCAAATGGGGCTGATCTATGTCAATCCCGAAGGCCCTAACGGAAAGCCCGATCCCCTGGCCGCCGCCAAAGACATTCGTGATACGTTCGCACGAATGGCCATGAACGATGAAGAGACCGTGGCCTTGATCGCCGGTGGTCACACGTTTGGCAAAGCACACGGTGCGGCCAGTCCCGAAGGCAACGTCGGCCCCGAACCCGAGGCCGCCGACTTGACCGCGCAGGGTCTGGGATGGATCAACCGTCATGGCAGCGGAAACGCAGGCGACACGATCACCAGTGGTTTGGAAGGCGCGTGGACCACGACGCCCAACGAATGGTCGCATGGGTACTTTGAAAACCTGTTCGAATACGAATGGAAACTGGTCAAAAGCCCCGCGGGAGCCTGGCAGTGGACGCCGACCGACGAAGCCGCCCAAGACACCGTCCCCGATGCGCATGATCCCGCAAAGGCACACGCGCCGATGATGTTCACGACGGACTTGGCCCTGCGGATGGATCCGGCATACAACAAGATCTCGCGTCGCTTCTACGAAAACCCCAAACAGTTCGAAGAAGCATTCGCCAAAGCCTGGTACAAGCTGACCCATCGTGACATGGGACCGACATCTCGGTTGTTGGGCGATGACGTTCCGCCGCCCCAGGTTTGGCAAGACCCGGTGCCAACGGCCACGGGTAACTTGATCGGCCCGGCCGAAGTCGCCCAACTGAAAGAACAAGTCCTTGCATCGGGGATCGCGACCAACGACTTGGTTTCGACCGCTTGGGCATCGGCATCGACCTATCGCGACAGCGACATGCGGGGCGGGGCCAACGGAGCACGCATCCGTTTGGCACCGCAAAAGGATTGGGAGGTCAACAATCCGGCGAAGCTGGCGGGGATCCTGCAAAAGCTGGAAGGCATCCAGAAACAGTTCAACGGTTCACGCAATGACGGCAAGCAAGTGTCCATGGCGGACCTGATCGTGTTGGCCGGTTGTGCGGGAGTCGAACAGGCCGCAGCAAAAGCCGGCGTGGACATCACGGTTCCTTTCACTCCGGGACGAACCGATGCGACCCAAGAGATGACCGATGTGGAATCATTCGAGTATCTGAAACCGGTCGCCGATGGTTTTCGGAATTACCAAGCACACAACGCCGATCGACCGGCCGAAGAATTGCTGGTCGACAAAGCCAACTTGCTTTCGTTGACCGCACCGGAAATGGCGGTCTTGGTCGGCGGCATGCGTGCGCTCGGAACGAACGCGGGATCCGGACCGTTGGCGGATCTGGGCAAATTGACCAGTCGCCCCGGTGTGTTGACCAACGACTTCTTTGTGAACTTGCTGGATATGAACACCACATGGGAAAAATCGCCGATGTGTGAACACTTCTTCGAAGGCCGTGATCGGTCGACCGGAGAACTGAAGTGGACCGCCAGCCGAGTCGACTTGGTGTTCGGATCCAATTCTCAGCTTCGCAGCATCGCCGAGGTCTATGCCAGTGATGATGCCCAGGAGAAGTTCGTCCAAGACTTCGTCGCCGCCTGGGACAAGGTCATGAACTTGGACCGGTTTGACGTGAAGCACGGCAAGGCCGCGCCGGCAGCGCAAGTCGTTGCCAAGTAA